Genomic DNA from Entomoplasma freundtii:
AATAAAGATTTCTTTGGGGTTAGTCAAAACTGGGACACGATAATTGAAAGCCAATCGTTGGTTACCATTTTTGATGTCAACGATTCCTAAATTTTGGGTCAATTTGCCAGTTTCATCTTCGATATCATCAAATAATGGTGAGAGATTGAAATTTAAATGCATTGCGGCCAAAAATTTCACAACGGGATTATTAATGCCAACCGCCTCCATTGCTTTCCCCAAGTAAGTAGCAGCGTTTTCTCCTAACCAAGGTAAGCTTCCATGAGCCGCTTTACCTTTAACACCAAGTTTTCCTTCAACATCCTCAGTCATAATTTTATTTTTGTGGAGTCAATCGGCAATTTCAGTTTGTTTAGGTCCTTTGTAGGTTACATAATCATCAACCACATTGTAGGCTTCACCACCGTGAATTTCAAAATCGGTTGGTAGATTACCTTCAACATCATAATCAACAATTCATTTTTCTGCATAAACCACTGGAAATTCACCATCAGGCACATAACCCATTTTTGCGGCCCCAAAATCTGCCAAATAGGCACGAATTGATTCTCAAGTTGTTTCTTCGGTTAACCCAAAAATGACCCTAATTTTGTAATCTTTGGGAACATAATGATGATCTTTTAGATACTTCAAAGCATAAAGGTTCATTACCGTGGGTCCTTTATCATCAAATGAACCTCGACCAATTAATTTACCATCTTCTACAATTGGCGTAAAAGGATTG
This window encodes:
- a CDS encoding Sapep family Mn(2+)-dependent dipeptidase; the encoded protein is MELKVDVKELMDVYFPQALEATKKLVKIPSFKTAAEPGAPYGKATKEVLEATLALGKELGFETYQDAKNRYGFLDYGDKDKEIFAILCHLDVVPPGNLKEWKTNPFTPIVEDGKLIGRGSFDDKGPTVMNLYALKYLKDHHYVPKDYKIRVIFGLTEETTWESIRAYLADFGAAKMGYVPDGEFPVVYAEKWIVDYDVEGNLPTDFEIHGGEAYNVVDDYVTYKGPKQTEIADWLHKNKIMTEDVEGKLGVKGKAAHGSLPWLGENAATYLGKAMEAVGINNPVVKFLAAMHLNFNLSPLFDDIEDETGKLTQNLGIVDIKNGNQRLAFNYRVPVLTNPKEIFIPRLNKEVESYGLHGKTIAIEDSVYVPKDSPMVTKIMKVYQEVTGDTKAKPLAIGGGTYAKAMPGLVAFGAEFDNEKSTMHAYNEWVSLKDLQKMLEIYTKAIILLTK